In Lachancea thermotolerans CBS 6340 chromosome H complete sequence, a single genomic region encodes these proteins:
- a CDS encoding 5'-deoxynucleotidase (similar to uniprot|P38331 Saccharomyces cerevisiae YBR242W Hypothetical ORF or YGL101W uniprot|P53144 Saccharomyces cerevisiae YGL101W Hypothetical ORF), producing MNKFIGSTVFNRLLTRNTRMTAPVWKPQDHVPQEVKDLLQSSGDNHVLAFLHIVQLLKVQRRTGWLDHNISPCESIADHMYRMGITAMLIRDPKINRDKCVRIALVHDIAEALVGDITPLDPVGKEEKHRREWETIQYLCEDLVKPYNAQAAQEIMDDWLAYENIASPEARYVKDIDKFEMLVQCFEYEKLHNGKRDLDQFWGAMSSIKTEEVKGWAQDLLQKREQFYNSLKK from the coding sequence ATGAACAAGTTCATCGGTTCCACCGTTTTCAACAGGCTTTTAACCCGGAACACAAGGATGACTGCACCTGTTTGGAAGCCCCAGGATCATGTGCCGCAAGAGGTTAAGGACTTGCTCCAGAGTTCAGGAGACAATCACGTTCTGGCATTTTTACACATTgttcaacttttgaaggtCCAAAGGAGGACAGGATGGCTCGACCACAACATTTCTCCATGTGAAAGTATTGCCGACCATATGTACAGAATGGGGATTACCGCAATGCTCATCAGAGACCCCAAGATTAACCGCGACAAGTGCGTTCGTATCGCGCTTGTGCACGATATTGCCGAGGCGTTGGTAGGTGACATCACGCCGCTCGACCCAGTAGGGAAGGAAGAGAAGCACCGCAGAGAGTGGGAGACAATTCAATATTTATGTGAGGATTTGGTAAAGCCTTACAACGCACAGGCCGCGCAGGAAATCATGGATGATTGGCTTGCGTATGAAAATATCGCGTCACCCGAAGCTCGTTACGTCAAAGATATCGACAAGTTCGAGATGCTAGTGCAGTGTTTTGAGTACGAAAAGCTTCACAATGGTAAGCGTGACTTGGACCAGTTTTGGGGCGCCATGAGCAGCATTAAAACTGAAGAGGTCAAGGGGTGGGCTCAAGATCTGTTGCAGAAACGCGAGCAGTTTTACAACTcgctcaagaaatga
- a CDS encoding KLTH0H05698p (similar to uniprot|P53142 Saccharomyces cerevisiae YGL104C VPS73 Mitochondrial protein involved in vacuolar protein sorting) has product MSENQALLGPKPKVTSSLVFATIVVCFGSIQYGYHMAELNAPGQVLSCTEFIEPWPEAGPYADTWFGKHGFQQCLPLTEEQMGFATSIFSIGGLVGSLYAGRVADRYGRKKYSFTNCVIGIIGSLLLFRANSYAQLIAGRFIAGISCGSCIVVTPLFINEISPKELRGSLGSMNQVCINVGILLTQLLALKYADSYRWRWLMLAGAILALIQFLLLFKIDESPLWLASRGDLDGAEHVLRGLRGGDRRRSRGEVDEWLQSRGSSRPATGSADYTQMNSHASQQSASPESVTSSSSQQDVSVKNYFTDPRYSKSRWAITVILVSQQFCGIGSIIFYGVKLVSGQLPQYAVLVNFGISILNVVVTLGASSLVDHWGRKPLLTASAGAISISSIFLSTGIVTNNAAMLVASTFMYIAVFAIGLGPIPFLVISELSPPEASGIAQSYGTTCNWIGTFIVGYGFPILNEWLHGYSFLVFAAYAAAFTLYIHLKVPETKGKQDYDLVWN; this is encoded by the coding sequence ATGTCGGAGAATCAGGCCTTGCTGGGCCCTAAACCAAAAGTGACCAGTTCGCTGGTATTTGCAACAATAGTGGTATGCTTTGGTTCAATTCAATACGGGTACCACATGGCAGAATTGAATGCTCCGGGACAAGTACTGTCGTGTACGGAGTTCATTGAGCCGTGGCCAGAAGCGGGCCCCTACGCAGACACATGGTTTGGGAAGCATGGTTTCCAGCAATGCTTGCCACTCACAGAGGAGCAGATGGGGTTCGCCACGTCGATCTTTTCGATTGGAGGGCTCGTGGGATCGCTTTACGCGGGCCGCGTCGCGGACCGCTACGGCCGGAAAAAGTACAGCTTCACCAACTGTGTCATCGGGATCATCGGTTCCTTGCTGTTGTTTCGCGCCAACAGCTACGcgcagctcatcgccggTAGGTTCATCGCGGGGATCTCTTGCGGTAGTTGCATTGTCGTGACCCCCTTATTCATTAATGAGATTTCACCAAAGGAGCTTCGCGGCTCGCTCGGCTCTATGAACCAGGTCTGTATCAATGTTGGGATCTTGCTCACGCAGCTCCTGGCCCTCAAGTATGCGGACTCCTATCGCTGGCGCTGGCTTATGCTTGCAGGCGCAATCTTGGCTCTGATCCAGTtcctgcttcttttcaagattgacGAATCACCTCTATGGCTAGCATCTAGGGGCGATCTCGACGGGGCCGAGCACGTACTACGTGGCTTACGCGGAGGAGATCGTCGCAGGTCGCGGGGCGAAGTTGACGAATGGCTACAATCGCGCGGCTCCTCAAGACCAGCAACCGGCTCCGCCGACTACACACAAATGAATTCGCACGCTTCACAACAATCCGCTTCTCCAGAGTCAGTCACCAGCTCCTCGTCGCAACAAGATGTTTCTGTCAAGAACTACTTCACCGATCCACGCTACTCCAAATCGCGGTGGGCTATTACTGTGATCCTTGTTAGTCAACAGTTCTGTGGTATCGGCTCTATTATATTTTATGGAGTGAAGCTGGTTAGTGGACAGCTTCCCCAGTACGCTGTTTTGGTCAACTTTGGCATTTCTATTCTGAATGTGGTAGTCACGCTTGGCGCGTCGTCTCTGGTCGATCACTGGGGCCGCAAGCCACTATTGACAGCTTCTGCAGGCGCTATCTCCATATCCAGTATCTTTCTCTCGACAGGAATCGTCACCAATAACGCGGCTATGCTGGTAGCGTCAACCTTTATGTACAttgctgtttttgcaaTTGGGCTGGGCCCTATCCCATTTTTGGTCATCTCCGAGCTTTCTCCACCTGAGGCCAGCGGAATTGCACAAAGTTATGGAACTACGTGTAACTGGATTGGTACTTTCATTGTGGGATATGGGTTTCCAATTCTCAACGAGTGGCTGCACGGCTACTCATTCCTAGTATTTGCCGCTTACGCTGCAGCGTTCACACTGTACATTCATCTGAAAGTGCCCGAAACAAAGGGCAAACAGGACTACGATTTGGTATGGAATTAA
- the MLC1 gene encoding Mlc1p (similar to uniprot|P53141 Saccharomyces cerevisiae YGL106W MLC1 Essential light chain for myosin Myo2p may stabilize Myo2p by binding to the neck region may interact with Myo1p Iqg1p and Myo2p to coordinate formation and contraction of the actomyosin ring with targeted membrane deposition): protein MSEKTQKDIFTLFDRQAKGTISKQQLGDYLRAIGFNPTNALVEEVGADAADALTLEETTALVTQHRDALEKTTQGKVDDFIKAFQVFDKENKGKVSVGDIRYMLTGLGERLSDAEVDELLKGVEVDSDGGVDYRKFIEDILRQ from the coding sequence ATGTCCGAGAAAACGCAAAAAGACATTTTCACGCTGTTTGACAGACAGGCCAAAGGCACGATTTCGAAACAGCAGCTTGGTGACTACCTGAGAGCCATCGGCTTCAACCCCACAAACGCACTGGTAGAAGAGGTGGGTGCCGACGCCGCGGACGCGCTAACACTTGAGGAAACTACAGCTTTGGTCACACAGCACCGTGACGCGTTGGAGAAGACCACACAAGGCAAGGTGGAcgacttcatcaaagcTTTCCAGGTCTTtgacaaggaaaacaaggGCAAGGTATCTGTTGGAGACATCCGGTACATGCTGACCGGACTGGGTGAGAGACTTTCAGACGCCGAGGTCGATGAGCTGCTGAAAGGCGTCGAGGTTGACTCCGATGGCGGCGTCGACTACCGCAAGTTCATCGAGGACATCTTGAGGCAGTGA
- a CDS encoding uncharacterized protein (similar to uniprot|P38330 Saccharomyces cerevisiae YBR238C Hypothetical ORF), translated as MLRFVQQSHVLKSRVSNQFVSASARSPFHHSLRFNSAVAMDRTPSQEAAAVAPAPPNVAKAVDKVRAMRKNIKINKQLSATPDSPWFHKVCAFEDCVAQTLYMSQTPRRRNNNNNNNGRRGQQQPLAASNTNPLFWDSIGRAMGLYRELLGTPELNSDRVSKLVHLLHNGLRANRNQLTRMNKKPDYDSQSFHKEMTNYLCESLREISQDVLSAKVELNEYGAMHLITAFKELLLFEEAVSIWRSAINGNSNYTANIFLNPRVVGVVLPILYDNGVTYAEIQELYEKSSAMINYFHPNLSVGMIRASLSAGENEMALTLFQKLCEESSEMKYGYLIETHLSFIGECKDLNISQAFFDKALNNEMPYKIDLQVSYVKSFLKNIWSQTHDFQKVYDIWYKSSVHYGRDVNHGISSSLNDTFFDIFFEHYSQDKIIGLQQLQEMISIYNNIKPIDEPFFNIILTKCTVWRDRQIIESIDKAYDLYQIPRTIVAYRILLKSMGSVHVTNEEIFQRWCNLVKKSDEIGQSFIANADWAALRDATVTWTQLYSQPDDLYSDGFNAAMQAANASGAFDDIPQQTQQQQPNDRLELYMKIVKRYSPFCRDSRQLSRLTSGTAVKYPVLQQALSKFNDLDVSDVYIPQFHNLVAQN; from the coding sequence ATGTTAAGATTTGTCCAGCAGTCACATGTGCTGAAGAGCAGAGTATCCAACCAGTTTGTGTCCGCGAGCGCGCGGTCGCCATTCCATCACTCGCTGCGGTTCAACTCAGCGGTCGCGATGGACCGGACCCCTTCGCAGGAGGCCGCTGCCGTGGCGCCGGCGCCCCCTAATGTTGCCAAGGCCGTGGACAAGGTACGTGCTATGCgcaagaacatcaagatcaacaagcaGCTGTCTGCAACGCCCGATTCGCCCTGGTTCCACAAGGTGTGCGCTTTCGAAGACTGCGTTGCCCAGACCCTATACATGTCGCAAACTCCACGCAGACGCAACAACAATAACAATAACAATGGCAGGCGCGGCCAACAGCAGCCGCTGGCCGCCTCCAATACAAACCCGCTTTTCTGGGACTCAATAGGCCGCGCCATGGGCCTCTATCGCGAGCTGCTTGGAACTCCGGAGCTTAACAGCGACCGCGTCTCTAAGTTAGTTCACCTGCTACACAACGGGTTGCGTGCAAACCGTAACCAGCTCACACGtatgaacaagaagccGGACTACGACTCGCAGTCTTTCCACAAAGAAATGACCAATTACCTATGTGAGTCCCTTCGAGAAATTTCTCAGGACGTTCTTTCTGCAAAGGTCGAGCTCAACGAGTATGGTGCCATGCATCTAATCACcgctttcaaggagcttcttcttttcgaGGAGGCTGTGAGCATCTGGCGTTCGGCAATCAACGGCAACAGTAATTACACCGCCAACATATTTTTGAACCCAAGGGTTGTCGGCGTTGTTCTGCCCATTCTCTATGATAACGGGGTGACATATGCTGAAATACAGGAGCTCTACGAGAAGTCATCTGCCATGATCAACTACTTCCACCCCAATCTGTCCGTGGGAATGATTCGTGCCTCTTTAAGCGCTGGAGAAAATGAAATGGCTTTGACACTATTCCAGAAGCTTTGCGAAGAGTCCAGCGAGATGAAGTACGGCTACCTGATAGAGACGCATCTCTCCTTCATTGGTGAATGCAAAGACTTAAACATCTCTCAGgccttttttgacaaagctttgaacaACGAGATGCCTTACAAGATCGACTTGCAGGTTTCATATGTCAaatcttttttgaagaacatctGGTCTCAAACGCATGACTTCCAAAAGGTTTACGATATCTGGTACAAATCCTCTGTTCACTACGGTCGCGATGTGAACCACGGAATTTCGTCATCACTGAACGACACTTTCTTCGACATCTTTTTTGAGCACTATTCTCAAGACAAAATCATTGGTCTacagcagcttcaagaaatgatCAGCATTTacaacaacatcaagcCTATTGACGAGccttttttcaacattaTCTTGACCAAATGTACGGTGTGGAGAGACCGCCAAATCATCGAGTCCATTGACAAGGCCTACGATCTTTACCAGATCCCAAGAACTATTGTAGCATACAGAAtccttttgaagtccaTGGGTTCGGTACACGTTACCAACGAGGAGATTTTCCAGCGTTGGTGCAACCTGGTCAAAAAGTCTGACGAAATTGGCCAGTCGTTCATAGCCAACGCAGACTGGGCTGCTCTGAGAGATGCCACTGTGACATGGACTCAACTTTACAGCCAACCAGATGATCTCTATAGCGACGGTTTCAATGCCGCAATGCAGGCCGCGAACGCTTCTGGCGCCTTTGACGATATTCCTCAACAAacacaacaacaacagccaAATGATAGACTGGAGCTTTACATGAAAATTGTTAAGCGTTACAGCCCTTTCTGTCGTGACTCTAGACAGCTTTCGCGTCTAACTTCGGGTACTGCTGTGAAATACCCAGTGTTACAACAAGCATTGTCTAAATTTAACGATTTGGACGTTAGCGACGTCTATATTCCTCAATTCCACAACTTGGTGGCTCAAAATTAA
- the THI2 gene encoding Thi2p (similar to uniprot|P38141 Saccharomyces cerevisiae YBR240C THI2 Zinc finger protein of the Zn(II)2Cys6 type probable transcriptional activator of thiamine biosynthetic genes) — protein sequence MSNCNKTKARSFTGCWACRFKKRRCDENKPFCSLCLRHGDQCSYDIRLVWQNENIFSVNENKELVSWKKLRNLCKQPNRNRISRRRFQQMTQFRQISPPNSDDEDSDKKDAAHDDGESDEDRDEENDSSKKNTFTISVRRLKIYDNALDCVHGQTDKNFDQRFVDQQLGQLLTKLESSSQVAGDDRSGPFCVFKVDSFKKRNDSEKPVISRTSHETHNELSSLPNTPISETNSFLAMRLSTAEATSKFLSHHWPNLLLANDTNFCLQQPAYVKWLTTHIGSMGHLLHPDFLEELMNGSVDSSKWLSMIPHFSMECQALYLVLLVMAEREKDMVDFVSRWVLSQTQVSYLSFPLIAHSLKSCNKIAFLFHCHELLADATLQDLFQYELTSMLKINTVRLILQYWSNLMMDQICQCQDTTNSEMQLKFWEMQLQCNEEFYRDICLV from the coding sequence ATGAGTAACTGCAACAAGACCAAGGCTAGGAGTTTCACCGGCTGTTGGGCTTGCCGATTTAAAAAAAGGCGGTGCGACGAAAATAAGCCCTTCTGCTCTCTGTGCTTAAGGCATGGAGATCAGTGTAGTTACGACATTAGGCTAGTGTGGCAGAACGAAAACATCTTCTCCGTTAACGAAAACAAGGAGCTGGTCTCCTGgaaaaagctcagaaaTTTGTGCAAGCAGCCTAACAGAAATCGAATCTCAAGACGCAGGTTCCAGCAGATGACACAGTTCAGGCAAATCTCACCGCCCAACTCCGACGATGAGGACTCGGACAAAAAGGATGCAGCCCACGATGATGGAGAGAGTGATGAGGACcgcgatgaagaaaatgacaGTAGCAAAAAGAATACGTTCACAATCAGCGTACGTCGGCTCAAAATTTATGACAATGCATTAGACTGCGTTCATGGTCAAACGgacaaaaattttgaccaAAGGTTCGTGGATCAGCAGCTCGGGCAGCTTTTAACCAAGTTAGAGAGTAGTAGCCAGGTCGCTGGTGATGATCGCAGTGGACCGTTTTgtgttttcaaagtcgacagtttcaaaaagagaaatgACAGTGAAAAACCGGTTATCTCTCGGACTTCACACGAAACGCATAACGAGCTTTCGAGCTTACCAAATACCCCAATATCTGAAACAAATTCTTTTCTGGCTATGCGTTTGTCTACTGCGGAGGCGACATCCAAATTTTTGTCCCACCACTGGCCCAACCTTCTACTAGCCAATGACACaaatttttgtcttcagcAGCCCGCATATGTGAAATGGTTAACGACACATATAGGGTCCATGGGTCACTTATTGCATCCTGATTTCCTAGAGGAGCTTATGAATGGCTCCGTGGACTCTTCTAAATGGCTTTCGATGATTCCTCACTTTTCAATGGAATGCCAAGCACTATATTTGGTGCTACTAGTTATGGCAGAGCGGGAGAAAGACATGGTGGATTTTGTTTCACGTTGGGTACTATCGCAGACCCAGGTGTCTTATTTATCATTTCCTTTAATTGCGCACTCACTGAAGTCATGCAACAAAATAgcgtttttgtttcattGTCATGAATTGCTGGCTGATGCCACGCTACAAGACCTATTCCAGTATGAGCTGACATCTATGTTGAAGATCAACACTGTGCGGCTTATTTTACAGTATTGGAGCAACTTAATGATGGACCAAATTTGCCAATGCCAAGATACCACAAACTCAGAAATGCAgttgaagttttgggaGATGCAGTTACAGTGTAACGAGGAGTTTTATAGAGATATCTGCCTAGTTTGA
- a CDS encoding uncharacterized protein (similar to uniprot|P53139 Saccharomyces cerevisiae YGL108C Protein of unknown function green fluorescent protein (GFP)-fusion protein localizes to the cell periphery) yields MGLCASKEDRSQGKGAHTSVQRSKPKQSARGSAQGDSKPQTSRLHKKSGSGKALSDSGETDKDVSAKRAAGQAAAERFEKSQKQLDKGELGKKLAEERAKTLQTHLRETAEIRQLEKDQRLVYD; encoded by the coding sequence ATGGGCCTTTGCGCGAGTAAAGAAGACCGCTCCCAGGGCAAGGGGGCGCACACTTCGGTACAGAGGTCGAAGCCAAAGCAGAGTGCTCGGGGGTCGGCTCAGGGTGACAGTAAGCCACAAACCTCACGTTTACACAAAAAGTCGGGTTCAGGGAAGGCCCTATCGGACTCGGGTGAGACAGACAAAGATGTTTCCGCAAAACGGGCTGCTGGGCAAGCCGCCGCTGAACGGTTCGAGAAATCGCAGAAGCAGTTAGACAAAGGTGAACTGGGGAAGAAGCTGGCTGAAGAGCGCGCCAAAACTCTTCAAACGCACCTCAGAGAAACCGCAGAAATCCGCCAGTTAGAGAAAGACCAGCGCCTGGTGTATGATTGA
- the ARC1 gene encoding Arc1p (similar to uniprot|P46672 Saccharomyces cerevisiae YGL105W ARC1 Protein that binds tRNA and methionyl- and glutamyl-tRNA synthetases (Mes1p and Gus1p) delivering tRNA to them stimulating catalysis and ensuring their localization to the cytoplasm also binds quadruplex nucleic acids), which produces MSVLIEKFKSLSLSTELNKEQLAQAAQWESVVKSGQIQGHIDELNLRLRDHSFILGTLVPTETDTVVFESVFPLIKDLIASSKDVKGHYAKFRHILRWIAYLQELLEIPNNEQLEINFDLELPREVIEKKKKEDAKKPAEAAEGKKKEASAPKEGADKGKQPRGKPDEETLKKLREEAKAKKAAKKAANAQAQPQDQQPQKPKPSAIDFRVGFIQKAVKHPDADSLYVSTIDVGDEEGPRTVCSGLVKYFPLEAMQERYVVAVCNLKPVNMRGVKSTAMVLCGSDENNVEFVQPPEGSKAGDKVFFEGFGDEEPAKQLNPKKKIWEQLQPHFSTNENLEVYFNDEDEKKARKLTNAKGESFKVASIANANVR; this is translated from the coding sequence ATGTCTGTACTaattgaaaagttcaagagcttgtcgCTCTCTACTGAGCTAAACAAAGAGCAGCTTGCTCAAGCCGCGCAATGGGAATCCGTTGTGAAATCCGGCCAAATTCAAGGTCAcatcgatgagcttaaCCTGCGTTTGAGAGACCATTCCTTCATTCTAGGAACCCTGGTTCCAACTGAGACCGACACTGTCGTTTTCGAGTCTGTTTTTCCATTGATCAAGGACCTCATTGCGTCCTCCAAGGACGTCAAGGGCCACTATGCCAAATTCAGACACATTCTTAGATGGATTGCATACTTGCAGGAGCTGCTAGAAATTCCAAACAACGAGCAGTTGGAGATCAACTTTGATTTGGAGCTTCCACGCGAGGTaattgagaaaaagaagaaggaagatGCCAAGAAACCTGCTGAGGCCGCCGAGGGtaagaagaaggaagcgTCGGCTCCTAAGGAAGGTGCTGACAAGGGCAAGCAGCCAAGGGGTAAGCCTGACGAGGAGAccctgaagaagctcagagaagaagcaaagGCTAAGAAGGCCGCAAAGAAGGCCGCTAATGCTCAGGCTCAGCCTCAAGACCAGCAACCACAGAAGCCTAAGCCTTCCGCGATTGACTTCCGTGTGGGTTTCATTCAAAAGGCTGTTAAGCACCCAGACGCAGACTCTTTGTATGTTTCTACTATCGATGTTGGTGACGAAGAGGGTCCAAGAACTGTGTGCTCTGGTTTGGTCAAATACTTCCCTCTGGAAGCTATGCAAGAGCGTTATGTCGTTGCAGTTTGCAACCTAAAGCCTGTCAACATGAGAGGTGTGAAATCTACTGCCATGGTGTTGTGTGGTTCTGATGAAAACAACGTTGAGTTTGTTCAGCCACCAGAAGGCTCTAAGGCTGGTGACAAGGTGTTTTTCGAAGGGTTCGGTGACGAGGAGCCCGCTAAGCAGCTCAACCctaagaagaagatctggGAACAACTACAACCACACTTTTCTACTAATGAGAACCTAGAGGTTTACTTTAATGATGAGGACGAAAAGAAGGCCAGAAAGTTGACCAACGCCAAGGGGgagtctttcaaagttgctTCCATCGCCAATGCCAACGTCCGTTAA
- the RPL28 gene encoding 60S ribosomal protein uL15 (highly similar to uniprot|P02406 Saccharomyces cerevisiae YGL103W RPL28 Ribosomal protein L29 of the large (60S) ribosomal subunit) → MPTRFTKTRKHRGHVSAGHGRIGKHRKHPGGRGMAGGQHHHRTNLDKYHPGYFGKVGMRYFHRQQNRFWKPVLNLDKLWTLVPAEKRDEYMSSASKSAAPVIDTLAAGYGKILGKGRIPDVPVIVKARFVSKLAEEKIRAAGGVVELIA, encoded by the exons ATGCCAACTAGATTCACTAAGACCAGAAAGCACAGAGGTCACGTCTCAG CCGGTCACGGTCGTATCGGTAAGCACAGAAAGCACCCCGGTGGTAGAGGTATGGCCGGTGGTCAGCACCACCACAGAACCAACTTGGACAAGTACCACCCTGGTTACTTCGGTAAGGTTGGTATGAGATACTTCCACAGACAGCAGAACCGTTTCTGGAAGCCagtcttgaacttggacAAGTTGTGGACTTTGGTCCCAGCTGAGAAGAGAGACGAGTACATGAGCTCCGCTTCCAAGTCTGCTGCCCCTGTCATCGACACCTTGGCTGCCGGTTACGGTAAGATCTTGGGTAAGGGTAGAATCCCAGACGTTCCAGTCATTGTTAAGGCTAGATTCGTCTCCAAGTTGGCTGAGGAGAAGATCAGAGCTGCTGGTGGTGTTGTTGAGTTGATCGCTTAA
- the ERT1 gene encoding Ert1p (similar to uniprot|P38140 Saccharomyces cerevisiae YBR239C Hypothetical ORF), with translation MSSRRQKTSVACINCSKSHVTCQAERPCSRCVKKGLEATCVDAPRKRRKYLADVPDEQLPVAVKRGNIHEEQQLSNENRYIAHKPRFMSNAADLEYSILSDIIQQDTLLSKIPMDLLYSRDGAKDEESQYNTPNSASSVPSLGAQGRPPSARRTGSPVDSQRVKYATLLGPRGRQALKTEVDLFTTHFPLLPQEVNNSRFRRRIHFDANVRQYYLNDKTTFPEILDQIEPKPKSISLALDISSPDARAVQNFPDVPHSLRYATPMEIYTLISKPFSHTSGFHSLLQYLRSRFNREDIVEMCRSLAEFRPTFIAIAVTLTEEDMIFMEQCYQRTLLEYDQFISQMGTPTCVWRRNGQVSYVNDEFSLLTGWTRADLLFKMTFIVELMDDESVREYFKTFNRVAYRDFKGSERMKTCKLLTPFRGREVECCCIWTLKRDVFGLPLMIIGNFMPIIGQS, from the coding sequence ATGAGCTCTCGCAGGCAAAAAACCAGTGTCGCTTGCATCAATTGCTCAAAGTCACACGTCACATGTCAGGCTGAGAGGCCGTGCTCTCGGTGTGTGAAGAAAGGGCTTGAGGCGACATGCGTGGATGCGCCAAGAAAGCGCAGAAAGTACCTAGCAGATGTGCCAGATGAACAGCTGCCTGTTGCCGTAAAACGGGGAAATATTCACGAAGAGCAGCAACTCTCAAACGAAAACCGCTACATCGCCCACAAACCACGGTTTATGTCGAATGCGGCAGATTTGGAATATTCGATTCTGTCGGATATAATCCAGCAAGACACCCTGCTCAGTAAAATCCCGATGGATCTGCTATATTCTCGGGATGGTGCgaaagatgaagaaagccaaTACAATACTCCAAACTCTGCCTCGAGCGTGCCTTCTTTGGGAGCGCAAGGTCGACCGCCCTCTGCACGCCGAACCGGCAGCCCGGTAGATTCTCAGAGAGTGAAATATGCAACATTGTTGGGGCCGCGCGGACGACAGGCATTGAAAACTGAAGTGGATCTCTTTACAACGCATTTCCCACTGCTTCCTCAAGAAGTGAATAACTCGCGCTTCCGACGGCGGATACACTTCGACGCCAACGTCCGTCAGTACTATCTGAATGACAAGACCACATTCCCTGAGATATTAGACCAGATTGAGCCAAAGCCGAAATCTATTTCTTTGGCACTTGATATCTCGTCCCCTGATGCAAGAGCCGTCCAGAACTTCCCCGACGTACCGCACTCGCTGCGGTATGCTACGCCCATGGAAATATACACTCTAATCTCGAAGCCATTCTCCCACACCTCAGGATTTCACTCGCTCCTTCAGTACCTTCGCAGTCGTTTCAATCGAGAGGATATCGTAGAGATGTGCCGCTCCCTGGCAGAATTCCGTCCCACGTTTATCGCTATCGCAGTGACTCTCACCGAAGAAGATATGATATTTATGGAACAATGCTACCAAAGAACACTCTTAGAGTACGATCAGTTCATCTCGCAGATGGGGACTCCGACATGCGTATGGCGACGCAATGGCCAGGTCTCCTATGTGAACGACGAATTCTCGCTGCTTACGGGCTGGACCAGGGCAGACCTACTATTTAAAATGACGTTTATCGTGGAGCTGATGGACGACGAAAGCGTACGGGAGTACTTTAAAACGTTCAACCGAGTAGCGTATCGGGACTTTAAGGGCAGCGAGCGAATGAAGACCTGCAAATTGCTAACGCCGTTCCGTGGCCGCGAGGTAGAGTGCTGTTGCATCTGGACGCTCAAGCGAGACGTCTTTGGGCTGCCGCTCATGATAATAGGCAACTTCATGCCAATCATTGGCCAAAGCTAA